A single genomic interval of Hydractinia symbiolongicarpus strain clone_291-10 chromosome 8, HSymV2.1, whole genome shotgun sequence harbors:
- the LOC130655190 gene encoding uncharacterized protein LOC130655190 isoform X5, with protein MAKVAQVQYNTRTKRSRANDVKSPRQTALYYCKRGTDPKSFVKKWINDHIGYGVFTTLPLKHHQFVLQYPGKVLTRKEGERLELEYPTSCGSFIFFMDKKCVDATNETRLGKYVNHSSHRKYLNCYPKLIEEGGNAFICLFASYDIPLGTELRYNYGISGLEWQKDPTHNIPFNLEDLVSDRLVLSKNLTLVQGKNNLTSDVIAKKKEDNDENVGIITDILKKLLDDVVATQSMVEDSEEAEDISELDTLNHISSASGVQTSIDKDNLEVDFTTDSPSICEISVKNDSGLNVEDDMEIIDTDEEGKVENSIAIEKKETSVKKSANEKVGKSEEKEAKQINSRPLRPCFVCDKKIKHSKLNRHITLCHKHHPDVKDALNMPRKERLRAFANFRKIGIYNHNVKEIEEGGRNLLREKQNDSDDPLVMCTTCKGFYAKTFKARHKADCSKNSCQFPVTIALDCTSDESWKLSDDQFKQRILNIIRDDAVGTLAKSDPVILMVGHRLYGKIKRRLNKKMEVERSVRSDMRRLAHVYSRFKDRVLEVPRDCCNDKNNAGDMFLRENFEVLKYSIESYTHSDLEVQKSGLKAALYYVLKDAAEKLIGYYLGKNNDVDAEKIKNFLVLLKLRKDEIFADATYDLNMRRNVKTKKPAQLPNEGDVQLIRDYVIERIRHLSSDPFIIMDRHTFVELRDCACTRLVLYNGRRGGEPSRLTVTQWIEAEKDEWLDKQRIQDIAKETNLSSGTKITFQSGKGVNHLVPVFIPKDTVAAMKLLANEQVRKDAGVLEENSYIFPSTQGSDNHCSGWHSLDNVCAKLPIANRERISGTSNRHRLSTLIAGLGLSESDMSLAYDHFGHSERINKTIYQAPAAHRQLLSTGKHLSVLDNAQSIKNDNNFEKKGPNLVEENEKKFRDENAEKDTSKANTVKLPNKKKMKKSVQVGEKRQTHRNDTFKKEKTCAPTRKYALRKEKNVSQKTSEESKHFTNVNDDEPSEWSESSEDSELENSVKCTGQQERKYIQWSSEQEDKLYKKFARHIKNKKNGWPCSDDLKKFANEEGITVGTVRNKINNERGKIARQAEAKKKKMNIV; from the exons atggccAAGGTAGCTCAAGTTCAATACAATACT AGAACGAAAAGAAGTAGAGCTAATGATGTTAAATCGCCAAGACAAACTGCACTATATTATTGTAAAAGGGGAACTGATCCAAAATCATTTGTAAAGAAATGGATTAATGATCACATTg GATATGGTGTGTTTACAACATTGCCCCTGAAACATCACCAGTTTGTCCTGCAATATCCTGGAAAAGTTCTCACAAGAAAGGAAGGAGAGAGATTAGAGCTAGAGTATCCAACTTCCTGTGGatcatttattttctttatggaCAAAAAGTG tgttGATGCTACAAATGAGACCAGGCTGGGAAAATATGTGAACCATTCAAGTCATCGGAAATATTTGAATTGTTATCCAAAATTGATCGAGGAGGGTGGAAATGCATTCATATGTTTGTTTGCTTCCTATGACATTCCTTTAGGAACTGAACTGCGATACAATTATGGAATTTCAGGGCTAGAATGGCAAAAG GATCCAACACATAATATACCATTCAATTTAGAAGACCTAGTTTCAGATAGGCTA GTGTTGAGTAAGAACTTGACCTTGGTCCAAGGCAAGAATAACTTGACCTCTGATGTCATTGCAAAAAAG AAGGAGGATAATGACGAAAATGTGGGTATCATTacagatattctcaaaaaattGCTTGATGATGTGGTGGCAACTCAG TCCATGGTTGAAGATTCTGAAGAGGCAGAAGATATTTCAGAGTTGGATACTTTGAATCATATTTCGTCT GCTTCAGGTGTGCAAACAAGTATTGATAAAG acaatCTTGAGGTTGATTTTACTACGGACAGTCCATCCATATGTGAG ATTTCTGTGAAAAATGATTCCGGATTAAATGTTGAAGACGATATGGAAATCATTGATACAGACGAGGAAGGAAAAGTGGAGAACAGTATTGCTATAGAG AAGAAAGAAACATCTGTAAAGAAAAGCGCCAACGAG AAAGTGGGAAAATCTGAGGAAAAAGAAGCCAAAcag ATAAACTCAAGACCATTGAGACCCTGTTTTGTTTGCGATAAAAAGATCAAGCATTCGAAATTAAATAGACACATCACTTTATGTCATAAGCATCATCCAGATGTAAAGGATGCTTTGAACATGCCTCGAAAAGAAAGACTGAGAGCCTTCGCTAACTTTCGAAAAATTGGCATATATAATCATAATGTTAAAGAAATTGAGGAGGGCGGTAGAAATTTGTTGCGTGAAAAGCAAAACGATTCAGATGACCCACTTGTTATGTGCACCACCTGCAAAGGATTTTATGCCAAAACCTTTAAAGCTAGGCACAAGGCAGACTGCTCAAAGAACTCCTGTCAATTTCCTGTTACAATTGCTCTGGATTGTACTAGTGATGAGTCATGGAAGCTATCGGATGATCAATTTAAGCAGAGAATTTTGAACATCATCAGAGACGATGCCGTTGGTACTCTTGCCAAATCGGATCCCGTTATTTTGATGGTTGGTCATCGCCTCTatggcaaaataaaaagaagactaAACAAAAAGATGGAAGTTGAACGGTCTGTTCGAAGCGACATGCGTCGTCTGGCACATGTTTATTCCAGATTTAAAGATAGGGTGTTGGAAGTACCAAGAGATTGTTGTAATGACAAAAACAATGCTGGTGACATGTTTCTGAGGGAAAATTTTGAGGTGCTGAAATATTCTATTGAATCCTACACTCATTCTGATTTGGAAGTTCAAAAGTCAGGACTTAAGGCAGCCTTGTACTACGTGTTGAAAGACGCCGCCGAAAAACTAATTGGTTATTACCTTGGTAAAAATAATGATGTTGatgcagaaaaaattaaaaactttttggtaTTGCTGAAATTACGCAAAGATGAAATATTCGCTGACGCAACGTATGATTTAAACATGAGAAGGaatgtaaaaactaaaaaacctgCACAACTTCCAAACGAAGGCGATGTCCAACTAATTCGAGATTATGTGATTGAAAGGATACGCCACTTATCATCAGATCCATTTATCATCATGGACAGACATACGTTTGTTGAACTACGTGATTGTGCTTGCACTCGTCTTGTGCTGTATAATGGCCGAAGAGGTGGAGAACCATCGCGTCTAACCGTTACGCAGTGGATTGAAGCTGAAAAGGATGAATGGTTAGACAAACAGCGGATACAGGATATTGCAAAAGAAACTAACTTAAGCAGTGGGACAAAGATCACATTTCAATCGGGAAAAGGAGTCAACCATTTAGTTCCTGTTTTTATTCCTAAAGATACTGTTGCTGCAATGAAGTTGTTGGCTAACGAGCAAGTAAGGAAAGATGCTGGTGTCCTTGAAGAAAACTCATACATATTTCCCAGTACCCAAGGTTCTGATAATCATTGCTCTGGATGGCATAGCTTAGATAATGTTTGTGCAAAACTTCCAATTGCCAACAGAGAAAGAATTAGTGGTACAAGTAACCGACATCGCCTTAGTACCTTAATTGCTGGTTTAGGTCTATCAGAGTCCGATATGAGTTTGGCCTATGATCATTTTGGGCACAGTGAGAGAATTAACAAAACGATATACCAAGCACCAGCTGCTCATCGACAACTATTGTCAACTGGGAAACATCTATCTGTCCTTGATAATG CGCAAAGTATAAAGAATGACAATAACTTCGAGAAAAAGGGTCCTAACTTagttgaagaaaatgaaaaaaaatttagag ATGAAAATGCTGAAAAAGACACAAGTAAAGCGAACACTGTAAAATTAccgaataaaaagaaaatgaagaaaagtgTACAAGTGGGAGAAAAAAGACAAACTCATCGAAAcgatacatttaaaaaagagaaaacttgCG CACCCACGAGAAAGTATGCACTTAGAAAAGAAAAGAACGTTTCTCAAA AAACATCTGAAGAATCCAAACATTTTACAAATGTGAACGATGATGAACCTTCTGAATGGTCTGAATCAAGTGAAGATAGCGAACTCGAGAATTCTGTAAAATGCACTG GTcaacaagaaagaaaatacATTCAATGGTCGTCAGAGCAAGAGGATAAACTATACAAAAAATTTGCaagacatataaaaaataaaaaaaatggatgGCCTT GCTCTGATGATCTGAAAAAATTCGCCAACGAGGAAGGAATTACTGTTGGAACTGTtcgaaataaaattaacaatgaAAGAG
- the LOC130655190 gene encoding uncharacterized protein LOC130655190 isoform X4 yields MAKVAQVQYNTRTKRSRANDVKSPRQTALYYCKRGTDPKSFVKKWINDHIGYGVFTTLPLKHHQFVLQYPGKVLTRKEGERLELEYPTSCGSFIFFMDKKCVDATNETRLGKYVNHSSHRKYLNCYPKLIEEGGNAFICLFASYDIPLGTELRYNYGISGLEWQKDPTHNIPFNLEDLVSDRLVLSKNLTLVQGKNNLTSDVIAKKKEDNDENVGIITDILKKLLDDVVATQSMVEDSEEAEDISELDTLNHISSVTVSTPIQTRKLSVQYKASGVQTSIDKDNLEVDFTTDSPSICEISVKNDSGLNVEDDMEIIDTDEEGKVENSIAIEKKETSVKKSANEKVGKSEEKEAKQINSRPLRPCFVCDKKIKHSKLNRHITLCHKHHPDVKDALNMPRKERLRAFANFRKIGIYNHNVKEIEEGGRNLLREKQNDSDDPLVMCTTCKGFYAKTFKARHKADCSKNSCQFPVTIALDCTSDESWKLSDDQFKQRILNIIRDDAVGTLAKSDPVILMVGHRLYGKIKRRLNKKMEVERSVRSDMRRLAHVYSRFKDRVLEVPRDCCNDKNNAGDMFLRENFEVLKYSIESYTHSDLEVQKSGLKAALYYVLKDAAEKLIGYYLGKNNDVDAEKIKNFLVLLKLRKDEIFADATYDLNMRRNVKTKKPAQLPNEGDVQLIRDYVIERIRHLSSDPFIIMDRHTFVELRDCACTRLVLYNGRRGGEPSRLTVTQWIEAEKDEWLDKQRIQDIAKETNLSSGTKITFQSGKGVNHLVPVFIPKDTVAAMKLLANEQVRKDAGVLEENSYIFPSTQGSDNHCSGWHSLDNVCAKLPIANRERISGTSNRHRLSTLIAGLGLSESDMSLAYDHFGHSERINKTIYQAPAAHRQLLSTGKHLSVLDNAQSIKNDNNFEKKGPNLVEENEKKFRDENAEKDTSKANTVKLPNKKKMKKSVQVGEKRQTHRNDTFKKEKTCAPTRKYALRKEKNVSQKTSEESKHFTNVNDDEPSEWSESSEDSELENSVKCTGQQERKYIQWSSEQEDKLYKKFARHIKNKKNGWPCSDDLKKFANEEGITVGTVRNKINNERGKIARQAEAKKKKMNIV; encoded by the exons atggccAAGGTAGCTCAAGTTCAATACAATACT AGAACGAAAAGAAGTAGAGCTAATGATGTTAAATCGCCAAGACAAACTGCACTATATTATTGTAAAAGGGGAACTGATCCAAAATCATTTGTAAAGAAATGGATTAATGATCACATTg GATATGGTGTGTTTACAACATTGCCCCTGAAACATCACCAGTTTGTCCTGCAATATCCTGGAAAAGTTCTCACAAGAAAGGAAGGAGAGAGATTAGAGCTAGAGTATCCAACTTCCTGTGGatcatttattttctttatggaCAAAAAGTG tgttGATGCTACAAATGAGACCAGGCTGGGAAAATATGTGAACCATTCAAGTCATCGGAAATATTTGAATTGTTATCCAAAATTGATCGAGGAGGGTGGAAATGCATTCATATGTTTGTTTGCTTCCTATGACATTCCTTTAGGAACTGAACTGCGATACAATTATGGAATTTCAGGGCTAGAATGGCAAAAG GATCCAACACATAATATACCATTCAATTTAGAAGACCTAGTTTCAGATAGGCTA GTGTTGAGTAAGAACTTGACCTTGGTCCAAGGCAAGAATAACTTGACCTCTGATGTCATTGCAAAAAAG AAGGAGGATAATGACGAAAATGTGGGTATCATTacagatattctcaaaaaattGCTTGATGATGTGGTGGCAACTCAG TCCATGGTTGAAGATTCTGAAGAGGCAGAAGATATTTCAGAGTTGGATACTTTGAATCATATTTCGTCT GTCACAGTTTCAACTCCGATACAGACTAGAAAACTATCAGTTCAGTATAAG GCTTCAGGTGTGCAAACAAGTATTGATAAAG acaatCTTGAGGTTGATTTTACTACGGACAGTCCATCCATATGTGAG ATTTCTGTGAAAAATGATTCCGGATTAAATGTTGAAGACGATATGGAAATCATTGATACAGACGAGGAAGGAAAAGTGGAGAACAGTATTGCTATAGAG AAGAAAGAAACATCTGTAAAGAAAAGCGCCAACGAG AAAGTGGGAAAATCTGAGGAAAAAGAAGCCAAAcag ATAAACTCAAGACCATTGAGACCCTGTTTTGTTTGCGATAAAAAGATCAAGCATTCGAAATTAAATAGACACATCACTTTATGTCATAAGCATCATCCAGATGTAAAGGATGCTTTGAACATGCCTCGAAAAGAAAGACTGAGAGCCTTCGCTAACTTTCGAAAAATTGGCATATATAATCATAATGTTAAAGAAATTGAGGAGGGCGGTAGAAATTTGTTGCGTGAAAAGCAAAACGATTCAGATGACCCACTTGTTATGTGCACCACCTGCAAAGGATTTTATGCCAAAACCTTTAAAGCTAGGCACAAGGCAGACTGCTCAAAGAACTCCTGTCAATTTCCTGTTACAATTGCTCTGGATTGTACTAGTGATGAGTCATGGAAGCTATCGGATGATCAATTTAAGCAGAGAATTTTGAACATCATCAGAGACGATGCCGTTGGTACTCTTGCCAAATCGGATCCCGTTATTTTGATGGTTGGTCATCGCCTCTatggcaaaataaaaagaagactaAACAAAAAGATGGAAGTTGAACGGTCTGTTCGAAGCGACATGCGTCGTCTGGCACATGTTTATTCCAGATTTAAAGATAGGGTGTTGGAAGTACCAAGAGATTGTTGTAATGACAAAAACAATGCTGGTGACATGTTTCTGAGGGAAAATTTTGAGGTGCTGAAATATTCTATTGAATCCTACACTCATTCTGATTTGGAAGTTCAAAAGTCAGGACTTAAGGCAGCCTTGTACTACGTGTTGAAAGACGCCGCCGAAAAACTAATTGGTTATTACCTTGGTAAAAATAATGATGTTGatgcagaaaaaattaaaaactttttggtaTTGCTGAAATTACGCAAAGATGAAATATTCGCTGACGCAACGTATGATTTAAACATGAGAAGGaatgtaaaaactaaaaaacctgCACAACTTCCAAACGAAGGCGATGTCCAACTAATTCGAGATTATGTGATTGAAAGGATACGCCACTTATCATCAGATCCATTTATCATCATGGACAGACATACGTTTGTTGAACTACGTGATTGTGCTTGCACTCGTCTTGTGCTGTATAATGGCCGAAGAGGTGGAGAACCATCGCGTCTAACCGTTACGCAGTGGATTGAAGCTGAAAAGGATGAATGGTTAGACAAACAGCGGATACAGGATATTGCAAAAGAAACTAACTTAAGCAGTGGGACAAAGATCACATTTCAATCGGGAAAAGGAGTCAACCATTTAGTTCCTGTTTTTATTCCTAAAGATACTGTTGCTGCAATGAAGTTGTTGGCTAACGAGCAAGTAAGGAAAGATGCTGGTGTCCTTGAAGAAAACTCATACATATTTCCCAGTACCCAAGGTTCTGATAATCATTGCTCTGGATGGCATAGCTTAGATAATGTTTGTGCAAAACTTCCAATTGCCAACAGAGAAAGAATTAGTGGTACAAGTAACCGACATCGCCTTAGTACCTTAATTGCTGGTTTAGGTCTATCAGAGTCCGATATGAGTTTGGCCTATGATCATTTTGGGCACAGTGAGAGAATTAACAAAACGATATACCAAGCACCAGCTGCTCATCGACAACTATTGTCAACTGGGAAACATCTATCTGTCCTTGATAATG CGCAAAGTATAAAGAATGACAATAACTTCGAGAAAAAGGGTCCTAACTTagttgaagaaaatgaaaaaaaatttagag ATGAAAATGCTGAAAAAGACACAAGTAAAGCGAACACTGTAAAATTAccgaataaaaagaaaatgaagaaaagtgTACAAGTGGGAGAAAAAAGACAAACTCATCGAAAcgatacatttaaaaaagagaaaacttgCG CACCCACGAGAAAGTATGCACTTAGAAAAGAAAAGAACGTTTCTCAAA AAACATCTGAAGAATCCAAACATTTTACAAATGTGAACGATGATGAACCTTCTGAATGGTCTGAATCAAGTGAAGATAGCGAACTCGAGAATTCTGTAAAATGCACTG GTcaacaagaaagaaaatacATTCAATGGTCGTCAGAGCAAGAGGATAAACTATACAAAAAATTTGCaagacatataaaaaataaaaaaaatggatgGCCTT GCTCTGATGATCTGAAAAAATTCGCCAACGAGGAAGGAATTACTGTTGGAACTGTtcgaaataaaattaacaatgaAAGAG